A region from the Citrobacter koseri ATCC BAA-895 genome encodes:
- a CDS encoding YchE family NAAT transporter: MTQTLFDFPVYSKFFIGLFALVNPVGIIPVFISMTSYQTAAARNKTNLTANLSVAIILWISLFLGDGILQLFGISIDSFRIAGGILVVTIAMSMISGKLGEDKQNKQEKSETAIRESIGVVPLALPLMAGPGAISSTIVWGTRYHTIMHLIGFSVAIALFAFCCWGVFRMAPWLVRLLGQTGINVITRIMGLLLMALGIEFIVTGIKAIFPGLLN, translated from the coding sequence GTGACCCAAACGCTTTTTGATTTTCCTGTTTATTCCAAGTTTTTCATAGGGTTATTTGCGCTGGTAAACCCGGTGGGGATTATCCCCGTCTTTATTAGTATGACCAGCTACCAGACGGCTGCGGCGCGCAACAAAACAAATCTCACGGCAAACCTGTCGGTAGCCATCATTTTGTGGATTTCGCTCTTTCTCGGAGATGGCATTTTGCAACTCTTCGGCATTTCGATCGATTCGTTCAGAATTGCCGGTGGGATTCTGGTGGTGACGATCGCGATGTCGATGATCAGCGGGAAGCTGGGTGAAGATAAGCAAAACAAACAGGAAAAATCAGAGACCGCCATTCGCGAAAGTATTGGCGTGGTTCCGCTGGCCTTACCATTAATGGCAGGGCCGGGGGCCATTAGTTCGACGATTGTGTGGGGAACGCGTTACCACACCATTATGCATTTAATCGGCTTCTCTGTGGCTATCGCTCTGTTTGCGTTCTGTTGTTGGGGAGTGTTCCGCATGGCGCCCTGGCTGGTGCGGTTATTGGGGCAAACGGGCATCAACGTCATTACGCGTATTATGGGCTTGTTGCTGATGGCATTGGGCATTGAATTCATTGTTACGGGGATTAAAGCGATTTTCCCCGGTTTACTGAATTAA
- a CDS encoding HI1450 family dsDNA-mimic protein — translation MEMDLNNRLTEDETLEQAYDIFLELAADNLDPADIILFNLQFEERGGAELFDPSEDWQEHVDFDLNPDFFAEVVIGLADSEDGEINDIFARVLLCREKDHKLCHILWRE, via the coding sequence ATGGAAATGGATCTGAACAATCGCCTGACTGAAGATGAAACGCTTGAGCAGGCTTATGATATTTTTCTCGAACTGGCGGCAGATAATCTCGATCCGGCAGATATTATTCTGTTCAATTTACAGTTCGAAGAGCGCGGCGGCGCGGAGTTATTCGATCCGTCAGAAGACTGGCAGGAACACGTTGATTTTGACCTCAACCCTGACTTTTTTGCCGAAGTCGTGATTGGCCTGGCGGATAGCGAAGACGGTGAAATTAACGATATTTTTGCCCGCGTGCTGTTATGCCGCGAAAAAGATCACAAACTTTGCCATATCCTTTGGCGTGAATAA
- the adhE gene encoding bifunctional acetaldehyde-CoA/alcohol dehydrogenase, with translation MAVTNVAELNALVERVKKAQREYASFTQEQVDKIFRAAALAAADARIPLAKMAVAESGMGIIEDKVIKNHFASEYIYNAYKDEKTCGVLSEDDTFGTITIAEPIGIICGIVPTTNPTSTAIFKSLISLKTRNAIIFSPHPRAKDATNKAADIVLQAAIAAGAPKDLIGWIDQPSVELSNALMHHPDINLILATGGPGMVKAAYSSGKPAIGVGAGNTPVVIDETADIKRAVASVLMSKTFDNGVICASEQSVVVVDSVYDAVRERFASHGGYLLQGKELKAVQDVILKNGALNAAIVGQPAYEIAELAGFTVPETTKILIGEVTAVDDSEPFAHEKLSPTLAMYRAKDFEDAVDKAEKLVAMGGIGHTSCLYTDQDNQPERVAYFGQMMKTARILINTPASQGGIGDLYNFKLAPSLTLGCGSWGGNSISENVGPKHLINKKTVAKRAENMLWHKLPKSIYFRRGSLPIALDEVITDGHKRALIVTDRFLFNNGYADQITSVLKAAGVETEVFFEVEADPTLTIVRKGAELANSFKPDVIIALGGGSPMDAAKIMWVMYEHPETHFEELALRFMDIRKRIYKFPKMGVKAKMVAITTTSGTGSEVTPFAVVTDDATGQKYPLADYALTPDMAIVDANLVMDMPKSLCAFGGLDAVTHALEAYVSVLASEFSDGQALQALKLLKENLPASYHEGSKNPVARERVHSAATIAGIAFANAFLGVCHSMAHKLGSQFHIPHGLANALLICNVIRYNANDNPTKQTAFSQYDRPQARRRYAEIADHLGLSAPGDRTAAKIEKLLAWLESVKAELGIPKSIREAGVQEADFLAHVDKLSEDAFDDQCTGANPRYPLISELKQILLDTYYGREFTEGEVAAKKEAAAPKADKKAKKSA, from the coding sequence ATGGCTGTTACTAATGTCGCTGAACTTAACGCACTCGTAGAGCGTGTGAAAAAAGCCCAGCGTGAATATGCCAGTTTCACTCAAGAACAGGTTGACAAAATCTTCCGCGCCGCCGCTCTGGCTGCCGCAGATGCTCGAATTCCCCTCGCTAAGATGGCCGTTGCCGAATCCGGCATGGGTATCATCGAAGATAAAGTGATTAAAAACCACTTCGCCTCCGAATACATCTATAACGCCTATAAAGATGAAAAAACCTGTGGTGTGCTGTCTGAAGACGACACCTTCGGGACTATCACCATTGCTGAACCGATTGGTATCATCTGCGGTATCGTACCGACCACTAACCCGACGTCTACTGCGATCTTTAAGTCTCTGATTAGCCTGAAGACGCGTAACGCAATCATCTTCTCTCCTCATCCGCGTGCCAAAGATGCAACGAACAAAGCGGCTGACATCGTTTTGCAGGCGGCTATCGCTGCGGGCGCGCCGAAAGACCTGATTGGCTGGATCGATCAACCTTCCGTTGAACTGTCTAACGCGCTGATGCACCACCCTGATATCAACCTGATCCTGGCGACAGGCGGTCCGGGCATGGTTAAAGCTGCATACAGCTCTGGTAAACCGGCTATCGGCGTTGGTGCAGGTAACACGCCGGTTGTTATCGACGAAACAGCAGATATCAAACGTGCGGTGGCTTCCGTACTGATGTCCAAAACTTTCGATAACGGCGTAATCTGTGCATCTGAACAGTCCGTTGTTGTTGTTGACTCCGTTTATGACGCAGTTCGCGAACGTTTCGCCAGCCACGGCGGCTACCTGCTGCAAGGCAAAGAGCTGAAAGCCGTTCAGGACGTTATCCTGAAAAATGGCGCGCTGAACGCGGCTATCGTTGGTCAACCGGCATATGAAATTGCTGAACTGGCAGGCTTCACCGTACCAGAAACCACTAAGATTCTGATCGGCGAAGTAACGGCTGTTGATGACAGCGAACCGTTCGCTCACGAAAAGCTGTCTCCGACGCTGGCAATGTATCGCGCTAAAGACTTCGAAGACGCTGTTGATAAAGCAGAAAAACTGGTTGCAATGGGCGGTATCGGTCATACCTCCTGTCTGTACACCGACCAGGACAACCAGCCAGAACGCGTTGCTTACTTCGGTCAGATGATGAAAACCGCGCGTATCCTGATTAACACCCCGGCTTCTCAGGGTGGTATCGGCGACCTGTATAACTTCAAACTCGCACCTTCCCTGACTCTGGGTTGTGGTTCCTGGGGTGGTAACTCCATCTCTGAAAACGTTGGTCCGAAACACCTGATCAACAAGAAAACCGTTGCTAAGCGAGCTGAAAACATGTTGTGGCACAAACTTCCGAAATCTATCTACTTCCGCCGTGGCTCTCTGCCAATCGCGCTGGATGAAGTGATTACTGATGGCCACAAACGTGCGCTCATCGTGACCGACCGTTTCCTGTTCAACAATGGCTATGCTGACCAGATCACCTCCGTGCTGAAAGCGGCTGGCGTTGAAACTGAAGTCTTCTTTGAAGTTGAAGCTGACCCGACGCTGACTATCGTTCGTAAAGGCGCAGAGCTGGCGAACTCCTTCAAACCAGACGTGATCATCGCGCTGGGCGGCGGCTCCCCGATGGATGCGGCGAAAATCATGTGGGTCATGTACGAACATCCTGAAACCCACTTCGAAGAACTGGCGCTGCGCTTTATGGACATCCGTAAACGTATCTACAAGTTCCCGAAAATGGGCGTGAAAGCGAAAATGGTCGCAATCACTACCACTTCCGGTACCGGTTCTGAAGTAACGCCGTTTGCTGTTGTGACCGACGATGCGACCGGTCAGAAATATCCGCTGGCAGACTATGCGCTGACGCCGGATATGGCGATTGTCGATGCGAACCTGGTTATGGACATGCCGAAGTCTCTGTGTGCGTTCGGTGGTCTGGATGCGGTCACTCACGCTCTGGAAGCCTACGTTTCCGTACTGGCATCTGAGTTCTCTGACGGTCAGGCTTTGCAGGCACTGAAACTGCTGAAAGAAAACCTGCCAGCGTCCTACCACGAAGGGTCTAAAAACCCGGTAGCGCGTGAACGCGTTCACAGTGCAGCGACTATCGCCGGTATCGCGTTTGCGAACGCCTTCCTGGGTGTGTGCCACTCTATGGCGCATAAACTGGGTTCTCAGTTCCACATTCCGCACGGTCTGGCAAACGCCCTGCTGATTTGTAACGTTATCCGTTACAACGCGAACGACAACCCGACCAAGCAGACTGCGTTCAGCCAGTATGACCGTCCGCAGGCTCGCCGTCGCTATGCAGAAATCGCCGACCATCTGGGTCTGAGCGCACCGGGCGACCGTACTGCCGCTAAGATCGAGAAACTGCTGGCATGGCTGGAAAGCGTGAAAGCGGAGCTGGGTATTCCTAAGTCTATCCGTGAAGCTGGCGTGCAGGAAGCTGACTTCCTGGCTCATGTAGACAAGCTGTCTGAAGATGCATTCGATGACCAGTGCACCGGCGCTAACCCGCGTTACCCGCTGATCTCCGAGCTGAAACAGATTCTGCTGGATACCTACTACGGCCGTGAATTCACTGAAGGTGAAGTTGCTGCGAAGAAAGAAGCTGCCGCACCGAAAGCTGACAAGAAAGCGAAGAAATCTGCTTAA
- the cls gene encoding cardiolipin synthase: MTTFYTVVSWLVILGYWILIAGVTLRILMKRRAVPSAMAWLLIIYILPLVGIIAYLSFGELHLGKRRAERARAMWPSTAKWLNDLKACKHIFAEENSSVASSLFKLCERRQGIAGVKGNQLQLLTDSDDVMQALIRDIQLARHNIEMVFYIWQPGGMADQVAESLMAAARRGIHCRLMLDSAGSVAFFRSPWAAMMRNAGIEVVEALKVNLMRVFLRRMDLRQHRKMVMIDNYIAYTGSMNMVDPRFFKQDAGVGQWVDLMARMEGPVATAMGIVYSCDWEIETGKRILPPPPDVNIMPFEQASGHTIHTIASGPGFPEDLIHQALLTAAYSAREYLIMTTPYFVPSDDLLHAICTAAQRGVDVSIILPRKNDSMLVGWASRAFFTELLAAGVKIYQFEGGLLHTKSVLVDGELSLVGTVNLDMRSLWLNFEITLVIDDAGFGGDLAAVQDDYISRSRLLDARLWVKRPLWQRITERLFYFFSPLL; encoded by the coding sequence ATGACAACCTTCTACACAGTGGTGAGTTGGCTGGTCATTCTGGGGTACTGGATACTTATTGCCGGTGTGACGTTACGTATTTTAATGAAACGACGCGCCGTTCCCTCCGCGATGGCCTGGCTCTTAATCATCTATATTCTGCCGCTGGTAGGGATTATTGCTTATTTATCATTCGGCGAGTTGCATTTAGGGAAACGCCGCGCCGAACGCGCCAGAGCAATGTGGCCGTCCACCGCGAAGTGGCTGAACGATCTCAAAGCCTGTAAACACATTTTCGCCGAAGAAAACAGCAGCGTCGCTTCGTCGCTGTTTAAGCTGTGCGAGCGACGCCAGGGAATCGCTGGCGTTAAAGGCAATCAGCTGCAACTGCTGACCGACTCTGATGATGTGATGCAGGCGCTTATCCGCGACATTCAACTGGCGCGCCATAACATTGAGATGGTGTTTTACATCTGGCAGCCCGGCGGCATGGCGGATCAGGTTGCAGAGTCGCTGATGGCGGCGGCGCGACGCGGCATTCATTGCCGTCTGATGCTGGACTCCGCCGGGAGCGTGGCCTTTTTCCGCAGCCCGTGGGCGGCCATGATGCGTAACGCCGGAATTGAAGTGGTTGAGGCGCTGAAAGTCAATCTGATGCGTGTCTTTCTGCGCCGTATGGATTTGCGTCAGCACCGCAAGATGGTGATGATTGATAACTACATCGCCTATACCGGCAGCATGAATATGGTCGATCCGCGTTTCTTCAAACAGGACGCCGGCGTGGGACAATGGGTTGATCTGATGGCAAGAATGGAAGGCCCGGTAGCGACCGCGATGGGGATTGTCTACTCCTGCGACTGGGAAATCGAAACGGGTAAACGCATCCTGCCGCCGCCTCCAGACGTCAATATCATGCCGTTTGAACAGGCCAGCGGACACACCATTCATACTATCGCCTCAGGACCCGGCTTCCCGGAAGATCTGATTCACCAGGCGCTGCTGACGGCAGCCTATTCCGCTCGTGAATATCTGATCATGACAACACCCTATTTCGTCCCCAGCGACGATTTACTGCACGCGATCTGCACGGCGGCGCAGCGCGGCGTGGATGTCAGCATCATCCTGCCGCGTAAAAATGACTCCATGCTGGTCGGCTGGGCCAGCCGCGCCTTTTTCACTGAACTGCTGGCCGCCGGAGTCAAAATCTATCAGTTTGAAGGTGGATTGTTGCACACCAAGAGCGTGCTGGTGGATGGCGAGCTGAGTCTGGTTGGCACCGTGAACCTGGATATGCGCAGCCTGTGGTTAAATTTTGAAATCACGCTGGTGATTGACGACGCCGGATTCGGCGGCGATCTGGCTGCGGTTCAGGATGATTATATTTCGCGTTCTCGCCTGCTTGATGCCCGCCTGTGGGTAAAACGGCCATTATGGCAGCGGATTACTGAGCGACTGTTTTACTTCTTCAGTCCGTTGCTGTAA
- the oppB gene encoding oligopeptide ABC transporter permease OppB codes for MLKFILRRCLEAIPTLFILITISFFMMRLAPGSPFTGERALPPEVLANIEAKYHLNDPIMTQYFSYLKQLAHGDFGPSFKYKDYTVNDLVASSFPVSAKLGAAAFFLAVIIGVSAGVIAALKQNTRWDYTVMGVAMTGVVIPSFVVAPLLVMIFAITLKWLPGGGWNGGALKFMILPMVALSLAYIASIARITRGSMIEVLHSNFIRTARAKGLPMRRIIFRHALKPALLPVLSYMGPAFVGIITGSMVIETIYGLPGIGQLFVNGALNRDYSLVLSLTILVGTLTILFNAIVDVLYAVIDPKIRY; via the coding sequence ATGTTAAAATTTATTTTACGTCGCTGTCTGGAAGCGATTCCGACGCTTTTTATACTTATTACGATTTCGTTCTTTATGATGCGTCTCGCACCGGGAAGTCCTTTCACCGGAGAGCGCGCATTACCGCCGGAAGTGCTGGCGAATATTGAAGCGAAATACCATCTTAATGATCCCATCATGACGCAGTACTTCAGCTATCTGAAACAACTGGCGCATGGCGATTTTGGGCCTTCGTTTAAATATAAGGACTATACGGTCAACGATCTGGTGGCGTCGAGTTTCCCGGTTTCGGCGAAGCTGGGCGCAGCCGCCTTTTTCCTTGCCGTTATTATTGGCGTGAGCGCGGGCGTGATTGCGGCGCTGAAACAAAATACGCGCTGGGATTATACGGTGATGGGGGTGGCAATGACCGGGGTCGTGATTCCCAGTTTCGTGGTCGCCCCCTTATTAGTCATGATATTTGCCATCACCTTAAAATGGCTGCCCGGCGGCGGCTGGAATGGCGGGGCGCTGAAATTTATGATTCTGCCGATGGTCGCGCTGTCGCTCGCCTATATCGCCAGTATCGCCCGTATTACCCGTGGCTCCATGATTGAAGTGTTGCACTCCAACTTTATCCGTACCGCGCGCGCAAAAGGTTTGCCGATGCGCCGGATTATCTTCCGTCATGCCTTAAAACCGGCGTTGTTACCCGTACTGTCTTATATGGGCCCGGCCTTTGTCGGTATCATTACGGGTTCAATGGTTATTGAGACGATTTATGGTTTGCCGGGTATCGGGCAACTTTTCGTGAACGGGGCGCTGAACCGCGACTATTCGCTGGTGCTGAGTCTGACCATTCTCGTCGGTACGCTCACCATTCTGTTTAATGCGATTGTCGATGTGCTGTACGCCGTTATCGACCCGAAAATTCGTTACTGA
- the oppD gene encoding murein tripeptide/oligopeptide ABC transporter ATP-binding protein OppD, which yields MSVIETSTAPLAQQRANALLDVKDLRVTFSTPDGDVTAVNDLNFTLRAGETLGIVGESGSGKSQTAFALMGLLAANGRIGGSATFNGREILNLPERELNRLRAEQISMIFQDPMTSLNPYMRVGEQLMEVLMLHKGMSKAEAFEESVRMLDAVKMPEARKRMKMYPHEFSGGMRQRVMIAMALLCRPKLLIADEPTTALDVTVQAQIMTLLNELKREFNTAIIMITHDLGVVAGICDKVLVMYAGRTMEYGKARDVFYQPVHPYSIGLLNAVPRLDAEGETMLTIPGNPPNLLRLPKGCPFQPRCPYAMEICSSTPPLEEFSPGRLRACFKPVEELV from the coding sequence ATGAGCGTAATTGAAACCTCAACCGCGCCACTCGCGCAACAACGGGCTAACGCACTGCTGGACGTGAAAGATCTTCGCGTGACGTTTAGTACACCCGACGGCGATGTGACGGCCGTAAACGACCTGAACTTTACGCTGCGTGCCGGGGAGACCTTAGGCATTGTCGGCGAGTCAGGTTCAGGCAAATCGCAAACGGCGTTTGCGTTGATGGGGCTGCTGGCGGCGAATGGCCGCATTGGTGGTTCTGCGACGTTTAACGGCCGCGAAATTCTCAACCTGCCGGAGCGTGAACTCAACAGGCTACGCGCTGAACAAATCTCAATGATTTTTCAGGACCCAATGACCTCTCTTAACCCGTATATGCGGGTTGGCGAGCAGTTAATGGAAGTGCTGATGCTGCATAAAGGCATGAGCAAGGCCGAAGCGTTTGAAGAGTCTGTCAGAATGCTGGACGCGGTGAAAATGCCGGAAGCGCGGAAACGGATGAAGATGTATCCGCATGAGTTTTCCGGCGGGATGCGCCAGCGTGTGATGATTGCGATGGCGCTGCTGTGTCGGCCGAAATTACTGATTGCGGATGAACCGACAACCGCGCTGGACGTGACCGTTCAGGCGCAGATCATGACGCTGCTTAATGAACTGAAACGCGAATTTAACACGGCGATTATCATGATTACGCACGACCTTGGCGTCGTGGCCGGTATTTGCGATAAGGTGCTGGTGATGTACGCCGGGCGTACGATGGAATACGGCAAGGCGCGCGACGTCTTTTACCAGCCTGTTCATCCGTATTCTATCGGTTTGCTTAATGCGGTTCCGCGTCTGGATGCCGAAGGGGAAACGATGCTGACCATTCCGGGCAACCCGCCGAACTTGCTGCGCTTGCCTAAAGGGTGTCCATTCCAGCCGCGTTGCCCGTATGCGATGGAGATTTGCAGTTCAACTCCACCCCTGGAGGAGTTCAGTCCGGGGCGTTTGCGCGCCTGCTTTAAACCGGTGGAGGAGCTGGTATGA
- the oppC gene encoding oligopeptide ABC transporter permease OppC, with protein MMLSKKNSETLENFSEKLEVEGRSLWQDARRRFMHNRAAVASLVVLVIIALFVTLAPMLSQFTYFDTDWGMMSSAPDMESGHYFGTDSSGRDLLVRVAIGGRISLMVGIAAALVAVVVGTLYGSLSGYLGGKIDSVMMRLLEILNSFPFMFFVILLVTFFGQNILLIFVAIGMVSWLDMARIVRGQTLSLKRKEFIEAAQVGGVSTVSIVVRHIVPNVLGVVVVYASLLVPSMILFESFLSFLGLGTQEPLSSWGALLSDGANSMEVSPWLLLFPACFLVVTLFCFNFIGDGLRDALDPKDR; from the coding sequence ATGATGTTAAGTAAGAAAAACAGCGAGACGCTGGAGAATTTCAGTGAGAAGCTGGAGGTTGAAGGGCGCAGCCTGTGGCAGGATGCTCGCCGTCGTTTTATGCATAACCGCGCGGCGGTGGCCAGCCTTGTCGTTCTGGTCATTATCGCGCTGTTTGTCACACTGGCGCCGATGCTGTCGCAGTTCACCTATTTCGATACCGACTGGGGCATGATGTCCAGCGCGCCGGATATGGAGTCGGGCCACTATTTTGGTACGGACTCCTCCGGTCGCGATCTGCTGGTTCGCGTGGCGATAGGCGGGCGAATCTCGCTGATGGTCGGCATTGCTGCCGCGCTGGTGGCGGTGGTTGTCGGTACGCTGTACGGGTCGCTGTCCGGCTATCTTGGCGGCAAAATTGACTCCGTAATGATGCGTCTGCTGGAAATCCTCAACTCCTTTCCGTTTATGTTCTTCGTCATTTTGCTGGTGACCTTCTTCGGCCAAAACATCCTGCTGATTTTTGTGGCGATCGGGATGGTCTCCTGGCTGGATATGGCGCGTATCGTTCGCGGGCAGACGTTAAGCCTGAAGCGCAAAGAGTTTATCGAAGCGGCGCAGGTTGGCGGGGTCTCAACGGTCAGCATTGTTGTGCGTCATATTGTGCCGAACGTGCTGGGCGTGGTGGTGGTTTATGCATCGCTGCTGGTACCGAGCATGATCCTGTTTGAATCCTTCCTCAGCTTTCTGGGTTTAGGTACGCAGGAGCCGCTGAGCAGTTGGGGCGCATTGTTGAGCGATGGTGCGAACTCTATGGAGGTCTCTCCCTGGTTGCTGCTGTTCCCGGCGTGTTTTCTCGTTGTGACCTTATTCTGTTTTAACTTTATCGGCGATGGCCTGCGTGACGCCCTCGACCCGAAAGATCGTTAA
- the oppA gene encoding oligopeptide ABC transporter substrate-binding protein OppA codes for MSNITKKSLLAAGILTALIGGNVAMAADVPAGVQLSDKQTLVRNNGSEVQSLDPHKIEGVPESNVSRDLFEGLLISDVEGHPSPGVAEKWENKDFKVWTFHLRKNAKWSDGTPVTAHDFVYSWQRLANPNTASPYASYLQYGHIANIDDIIAGKKPATDLGVKAIDDNTFEVTLSEPVPYFYKLLVHPSVSPVPKAAVEKFGEKWTQPANIVTNGAYKLKNWVVNERIVLERNTQYWDNDKTVINQVTYLPISSEVTDVNRYRSGEIDMTYNNMPIELFQKLKKEIPNEVRVDPYLCTYYYEINNQKAPFNDVRVRTALKLAMDRDIIVNKVKNQGDLPAYSYTPPYTDGAKLVEPEWFTWSQEKRNEEAKKLLAEAGYTADKPLTFDLLYNTSDLHKKLAIAVASIWKKNLGANVKLENQEWKTFLDTRHQGTFDVARAGWCADYNEPTSFLNTMLSDSSNNTAHYKSPEFDKLIADTLKVTDEAQRTELYAKAEQQLDKDSAIVPLYYYVNARLVKPWVGGYTGKDPMDNIYVKNLYIIKH; via the coding sequence ATGTCCAACATCACAAAAAAAAGTTTGCTGGCGGCGGGGATTTTAACTGCGCTAATCGGCGGGAATGTCGCAATGGCCGCAGATGTCCCGGCGGGTGTTCAGCTGTCTGACAAGCAGACGCTGGTTCGCAATAATGGTTCTGAAGTTCAGTCTCTCGACCCACATAAAATTGAGGGTGTCCCGGAGTCAAACGTCAGCCGCGACCTGTTTGAAGGTTTACTGATCAGCGACGTTGAAGGCCACCCGTCACCGGGCGTCGCTGAAAAGTGGGAAAATAAAGATTTTAAAGTCTGGACATTCCATCTGCGTAAAAACGCAAAATGGTCAGACGGCACGCCTGTTACCGCGCACGATTTTGTATATAGCTGGCAGCGCCTGGCGAATCCGAATACCGCATCACCGTATGCCAGCTATTTGCAATACGGGCACATCGCGAATATCGATGACATTATTGCGGGCAAAAAACCGGCGACCGATCTCGGCGTAAAAGCCATCGACGATAATACGTTCGAAGTGACGCTGAGCGAACCGGTGCCTTATTTCTACAAACTGTTGGTTCACCCGTCCGTTTCTCCGGTTCCTAAAGCGGCTGTGGAAAAATTTGGCGAGAAATGGACCCAACCTGCGAATATCGTGACCAACGGCGCGTATAAACTCAAAAACTGGGTCGTCAACGAGCGGATTGTTCTGGAACGTAATACCCAGTACTGGGATAACGATAAAACGGTTATCAACCAGGTGACTTATCTGCCAATCTCTTCTGAAGTAACTGATGTGAACCGCTACCGCAGCGGTGAAATCGACATGACCTATAACAACATGCCGATTGAGTTATTCCAGAAGCTGAAAAAAGAGATCCCAAATGAAGTGCGCGTTGACCCGTATCTGTGCACTTACTATTACGAAATTAATAACCAGAAAGCGCCGTTTAACGACGTGCGCGTTCGCACCGCGCTGAAACTGGCGATGGATCGCGACATTATCGTTAATAAAGTGAAGAACCAGGGCGATTTGCCAGCCTACAGCTACACCCCTCCGTATACCGATGGCGCGAAACTGGTCGAGCCTGAGTGGTTCACATGGTCACAGGAAAAACGTAACGAAGAAGCGAAAAAACTGCTGGCGGAAGCCGGTTATACCGCTGATAAGCCGTTAACGTTTGACCTGCTGTACAACACCTCCGATCTGCATAAAAAACTGGCGATCGCGGTCGCATCAATCTGGAAGAAAAACCTGGGCGCCAACGTGAAGCTGGAAAACCAGGAGTGGAAAACCTTCCTTGATACCCGTCATCAGGGGACGTTTGATGTCGCGCGTGCGGGCTGGTGCGCAGACTACAATGAACCGACGTCCTTCCTGAACACCATGCTGTCCGACAGCTCAAACAACACCGCTCACTATAAGAGCCCGGAGTTTGACAAGCTGATTGCCGACACGCTGAAAGTGACCGACGAAGCGCAACGCACCGAGTTGTATGCCAAAGCGGAACAGCAGCTTGATAAAGATTCTGCGATTGTGCCGCTCTATTACTATGTGAACGCGCGTCTGGTGAAACCGTGGGTAGGCGGCTATACCGGTAAAGACCCGATGGATAATATCTACGTTAAGAACTTGTATATTATCAAGCATTAA
- the oppF gene encoding murein tripeptide/oligopeptide ABC transporter ATP-binding protein OppF — translation MNAVTQERKVLLEIADLKVHFDIKDGKQWFWQPAKTLKAVDGVTLRLYEGETLGVVGESGCGKSTFARAIIGLVKATDGRVAWLGKDLLGMKPDEWRDVRSDIQMIFQDPLASLNPRMTIGEIIAEPLRTYHPKLPRQEVRDRVKAMMMKVGLLPNLINRYPHEFSGGQCQRIGIARALILEPKLIICDEPVSALDVSIQAQVVNLLQQLQREMGLSLIFIAHDLAVVKHISDRVLVMYLGHAVELGTYDEVYHNPLHPYTKALMSAVPIPDPDLEKNKTIQLLEGELPSPINPPSGCVFRTRCPIAGPECAKTRPVLEGSFRHAVSCLKVDPL, via the coding sequence ATGAATGCTGTGACCCAGGAGAGAAAAGTGCTCCTCGAAATTGCCGATCTCAAAGTGCATTTCGATATTAAAGATGGCAAACAGTGGTTCTGGCAGCCGGCGAAAACCCTGAAAGCGGTCGATGGCGTTACGCTGCGATTGTATGAAGGTGAAACGCTGGGGGTGGTTGGGGAATCCGGCTGCGGTAAATCGACCTTTGCGCGGGCGATTATTGGTCTGGTGAAAGCGACTGATGGCCGCGTGGCGTGGTTAGGGAAAGATCTGCTGGGGATGAAACCTGATGAATGGCGGGACGTACGCAGCGATATTCAGATGATTTTCCAGGACCCGCTGGCGTCATTGAACCCACGCATGACCATTGGAGAAATCATCGCTGAACCATTACGCACCTATCATCCAAAATTGCCGCGCCAGGAAGTGCGCGATCGGGTGAAAGCGATGATGATGAAGGTGGGGCTGCTGCCGAATCTGATTAACCGTTACCCGCATGAGTTTTCCGGCGGTCAGTGCCAGCGTATTGGTATCGCGCGTGCTCTGATCCTGGAGCCGAAGCTGATTATTTGCGATGAGCCGGTTTCGGCGCTGGACGTGTCGATTCAGGCGCAGGTGGTGAATCTGCTGCAACAGCTACAGCGTGAAATGGGGTTATCGCTGATCTTCATCGCTCACGATCTGGCGGTGGTGAAGCATATTTCCGATCGTGTGCTGGTGATGTACCTGGGTCATGCGGTGGAATTGGGAACCTACGATGAGGTGTATCACAATCCGCTGCACCCTTATACCAAAGCGCTGATGTCCGCCGTGCCGATTCCCGACCCCGATCTGGAAAAGAACAAGACGATTCAGTTGCTGGAAGGGGAATTACCGTCACCCATCAATCCGCCGTCGGGGTGTGTTTTCCGCACGCGTTGCCCGATTGCCGGGCCGGAGTGTGCGAAAACCCGACCGGTGCTGGAGGGCAGTTTCAGGCATGCGGTTTCCTGCCTGAAGGTGGACCCGCTATAA